The Shewanella zhangzhouensis genome has a window encoding:
- a CDS encoding SDR family oxidoreductase — protein MTILVLGATGNTGSEVVRQLKEKGADFSVLVRNYENAASLQLHNEQIRVGDFNNVASLTVAMEGVSRVYLAMVAHPDNKQWVGNVIEAMKVSGAQHLVKLSGMGASKEAGSEIIRMHAETDEMVKESGLNYTLVQPNSFYQNLFGSLETIKSMGRFFLPLRDAKQSIVDIRDVAAVAVEALIAKGHEGKTYLLSGPQALTFAEQAEILSKVANKDIQYIAVPKDAAEEAMKAAGMNEWLAIHLAEILDWFAQGNYDYVTTDVENVLGRPAITFTEFAEEFSLYIK, from the coding sequence ATGACTATTCTCGTTCTAGGTGCAACCGGTAACACAGGCTCTGAAGTTGTTCGTCAGCTTAAAGAAAAGGGCGCTGACTTCAGCGTGCTGGTAAGAAACTATGAAAATGCAGCGTCGTTGCAGTTACATAATGAACAGATTCGAGTTGGAGATTTTAACAATGTTGCGTCATTGACTGTTGCGATGGAAGGAGTATCAAGAGTTTACCTTGCAATGGTTGCCCACCCTGATAATAAACAATGGGTTGGCAATGTCATTGAGGCTATGAAAGTAAGTGGCGCACAACATCTGGTTAAACTTTCTGGGATGGGAGCATCGAAAGAAGCTGGTTCAGAAATCATTCGGATGCATGCAGAAACGGATGAAATGGTGAAGGAGTCGGGATTAAATTACACCCTAGTACAGCCAAATTCATTTTATCAAAACTTGTTTGGTAGCTTAGAAACTATCAAGAGTATGGGACGATTCTTCCTTCCGCTTCGTGATGCAAAGCAAAGTATTGTGGATATTCGTGATGTGGCGGCAGTTGCGGTAGAAGCTTTAATCGCTAAAGGACATGAGGGAAAAACTTACCTACTCTCTGGCCCGCAAGCGCTTACTTTTGCTGAACAAGCTGAGATTTTATCGAAAGTTGCTAACAAAGACATTCAATATATTGCTGTTCCTAAAGATGCGGCAGAAGAAGCAATGAAAGCTGCTGGAATGAACGAGTGGCTAGCTATCCACCTCGCAGAAATCCTTGATTGGTTCGCGCAAGGAAACTATGACTATGTAACTACAGATGTAGAGAATGTTCTAGGTCGACCTGCAATTACATTCACAGAATTTGCTGAAGAATTTTCATTATATATTAAGTAA
- a CDS encoding nitroreductase family protein, with the protein MNTVIQQLLNRTSVRSFSGEKVKDSDLELILKAAQQAPSSINAQQISLIVTREKSTIEQIAKIAGGQPQVASAEVFITIVVDFNRTDIASRLANKKQIIEQSAEGIIVGAGDAGITLNALQTAANSLGYGTTAIGGIRNNPQAMIDLLKLPKKTFPIFGITLGVPNESLLPKIKPRVPLESYAMNEVYNHQRVEEGVKAYDETLRRWWDSQKLNSMKTYSEEVGMFYSNIYFSSVAVAFSQQGFKFSDK; encoded by the coding sequence ATGAATACGGTAATACAGCAATTGCTGAATAGAACTTCAGTTCGTTCATTTTCTGGTGAAAAGGTAAAAGATTCAGATCTGGAGCTTATTCTGAAAGCGGCCCAACAAGCACCGAGTTCAATTAATGCACAGCAAATTAGCCTTATCGTCACACGTGAAAAGTCTACTATTGAGCAAATTGCTAAAATAGCAGGAGGGCAACCTCAAGTTGCCTCAGCCGAAGTGTTTATTACTATAGTAGTCGATTTCAATCGCACGGACATAGCGTCTCGCCTTGCAAATAAAAAGCAGATTATTGAACAATCCGCAGAGGGAATTATAGTAGGAGCCGGTGATGCTGGCATAACACTAAATGCATTGCAAACAGCGGCTAACAGTCTTGGGTATGGTACAACAGCTATTGGAGGAATACGGAACAATCCCCAGGCCATGATCGATTTACTTAAACTACCTAAAAAAACGTTTCCAATATTTGGTATTACTCTTGGTGTTCCAAACGAAAGTCTGTTACCGAAGATAAAGCCCCGCGTACCTTTGGAAAGCTATGCGATGAACGAAGTATATAACCATCAACGGGTAGAAGAAGGTGTTAAAGCATACGACGAAACATTGCGAAGATGGTGGGATTCTCAAAAATTAAATTCGATGAAAACTTACAGTGAAGAAGTCGGCATGTTCTATAGCAACATCTATTTTTCATCTGTTGCAGTGGCGTTTTCACAACAAGGTTTTAAATTCAGTGATAAATAG
- a CDS encoding DUF1330 domain-containing protein, whose product MSNVIYTYIDFIIKDEYSFSEYSKLVPLTVKQYGGETLAVQKQTDFPIGGRDVQVQIIQRWPSRDSFDAWHSSPEYAPLKEIRDNRAICNLNISILQGI is encoded by the coding sequence ATGAGCAATGTAATATATACTTATATAGATTTTATAATTAAAGATGAGTATTCATTTTCTGAATATTCAAAATTGGTGCCGTTAACCGTCAAGCAATACGGTGGTGAAACTTTGGCAGTGCAAAAGCAAACAGATTTCCCAATCGGAGGGAGGGATGTACAGGTCCAGATTATTCAAAGGTGGCCTAGCAGAGACTCTTTTGATGCTTGGCACTCTTCTCCAGAGTATGCACCGCTAAAGGAGATAAGAGATAATCGAGCAATTTGCAATCTTAACATTTCTATATTGCAAGGAATATAA
- a CDS encoding NAD(P)H-dependent oxidoreductase: MNVLIVYWHPEPLSFNNAMFRTSVETLKAAGHSVKTSDLHDMNFFPVSGRHNFTSTNNTSFFKQQMEEIYATDNNGFVPEIEMEIQKLEWCDLVIFQFPLWWFGMPAMLKGWVERVFSMGRAYGGGRFYEDGIFRGKKAMLSITTGGLEELYVKGGWNGDIDGILRPIHRGILEFTGFSVLAPQIVFGPARTSDLMRHIELEKYAIRLKDVFKEKAIDVGSY; this comes from the coding sequence ATGAACGTATTAATTGTTTATTGGCATCCTGAACCGTTGAGTTTCAACAATGCAATGTTTCGTACGTCAGTGGAAACGCTAAAGGCGGCAGGACATAGCGTTAAAACATCTGATTTGCATGATATGAATTTTTTCCCCGTTTCTGGTCGTCATAACTTTACCAGTACTAATAACACCTCATTTTTCAAACAGCAAATGGAAGAAATATACGCTACAGATAATAATGGTTTTGTCCCCGAGATTGAGATGGAAATCCAGAAGTTGGAATGGTGTGATCTAGTCATCTTCCAGTTTCCACTCTGGTGGTTTGGCATGCCTGCTATGCTCAAGGGTTGGGTTGAACGGGTGTTTTCAATGGGTCGAGCATACGGAGGTGGTCGTTTCTATGAAGATGGTATTTTCAGAGGAAAAAAGGCCATGTTAAGCATTACAACAGGTGGACTAGAAGAACTGTATGTAAAAGGTGGTTGGAATGGAGATATAGATGGTATTCTTCGGCCTATTCATCGAGGTATATTGGAGTTTACGGGTTTCTCAGTATTGGCTCCGCAGATAGTTTTTGGACCCGCTAGGACGTCTGACTTGATGCGGCACATTGAACTCGAAAAATATGCAATTAGATTGAAGGATGTATTTAAAGAGAAAGCTATTGACGTTGGTAGTTATTAA
- a CDS encoding TetR/AcrR family transcriptional regulator — MDIFSKNIIAEKLLFVFWSNGYHLTTLQDLQHELDMRPGSIYYKLGNKEALCRLAMEFYIDGLNSKFLEAKTKSESPIKVLKEFVVLLLKDFKSTSPNYLCFLMKIMTEINDRNSPLFTSAKIAIDSFHFKIESLLIEARERGEIRNATCCKSTAILIQSFIDGVRIATKKSTHDVAIADITDDFFGFLF, encoded by the coding sequence GTGGATATTTTTTCTAAAAATATTATTGCAGAAAAATTGTTGTTTGTATTTTGGTCAAATGGATACCACTTGACTACTTTACAAGACCTGCAACATGAGTTGGATATGAGGCCTGGTAGTATTTATTACAAGTTAGGCAATAAGGAAGCTCTTTGTAGGTTGGCAATGGAATTCTATATAGATGGACTCAACTCAAAATTCCTAGAAGCTAAAACTAAATCCGAATCTCCAATTAAAGTATTAAAGGAGTTCGTTGTTTTGTTGTTGAAAGATTTTAAATCCACATCTCCGAATTATTTGTGTTTCTTAATGAAAATTATGACTGAGATAAATGACCGCAATTCTCCATTATTCACTTCTGCCAAAATTGCCATTGATTCTTTTCATTTCAAAATTGAGTCATTACTCATTGAAGCAAGGGAGCGTGGTGAAATAAGAAATGCAACATGCTGTAAATCTACAGCAATTCTTATTCAGTCTTTTATTGATGGCGTCCGGATTGCAACAAAAAAAAGTACGCATGATGTTGCTATCGCAGATATTACAGATGACTTTTTTGGTTTTTTATTTTGA
- a CDS encoding DMT family transporter translates to MNTGLLLFIGLAAGALIPIQTSLNSLLGKSMGHPLLTTLTVFLIGGFACLVGMLIVKPSLPSIGSLNAVPLSAWMGGIISLFYVVVVVFLAPKLGVGLTTALILVGQLVTAVVLDHFGLLGNVMHPINFMRLLGVSLMFMGIYLVKSY, encoded by the coding sequence ATGAATACCGGTCTTCTTTTGTTTATTGGATTGGCAGCTGGAGCACTAATTCCGATACAAACCTCTTTAAACAGCTTACTAGGGAAAAGCATGGGACATCCATTGCTTACCACGTTAACTGTATTTCTAATTGGTGGGTTTGCCTGTTTAGTCGGCATGCTCATTGTTAAGCCATCACTACCCTCAATCGGCTCTTTGAATGCGGTGCCATTGAGCGCATGGATGGGGGGCATTATCTCTCTTTTCTATGTGGTCGTTGTAGTTTTTCTTGCCCCGAAATTAGGGGTAGGTTTGACCACCGCACTCATTCTAGTTGGACAACTGGTCACAGCTGTTGTTTTGGACCATTTTGGCTTACTTGGCAATGTCATGCATCCAATCAACTTTATGCGGTTACTTGGCGTTTCACTAATGTTCATGGGTATTTATCTAGTGAAATCATACTAA
- a CDS encoding aldehyde dehydrogenase family protein yields MAINISNGQLFINGEWREGSSNVVKPTYNPANETFITDIAQASEADIDAAIDAADNAFKSPEWAEMSPLERSRLLIKVAQLVERDADELATLESIDMGKPKVFSLNIDTKLLADLFYYYAGVAAQIDGVTRKVTRTQSCVEPLAYTQRVPLGVIAAITPFNFPMLLSATKFAPALAAGNTIVHKPASATPLTAIKMAKIFDEAGLPKGVFNLVTGSGALIGNRLVDSPKVKKIAFTGSTEVGKSIAKRAIDSVKKVTLELGGKSAHIIFDDANLDKAITHALFGIYYNKGEICTAGSRLLVQRPVYEEVLERLHQATKSLIIGDPLDLNTTFGPQVDRNQVDTCHRYVEQALQDGARLITGGHRVFPLGDKGHFYAPTILADVDNSSPVAQEEIFGPVLCVIPFDTEDEAVKLANESKFGLAAGIQTENISRAHRVSSRLQAGLVWVNTYNQFDVALPFGGFKESGIGRELGTEVLDAYTQIKSVYIDIEGK; encoded by the coding sequence ATGGCTATCAATATTTCAAATGGACAACTTTTTATCAACGGCGAATGGAGAGAAGGCTCAAGTAACGTCGTAAAGCCTACCTACAATCCAGCAAATGAAACTTTTATCACTGATATCGCTCAAGCCTCTGAAGCGGATATCGACGCAGCCATTGACGCAGCTGATAATGCATTCAAAAGCCCAGAATGGGCAGAGATGAGTCCTCTTGAACGGTCGCGTTTACTTATCAAGGTAGCTCAACTCGTTGAGAGAGACGCCGATGAATTGGCGACATTGGAATCTATCGACATGGGAAAACCAAAGGTGTTTTCTCTCAATATCGATACAAAACTGCTGGCGGATCTCTTCTATTACTACGCTGGAGTCGCCGCTCAGATAGATGGCGTGACACGTAAAGTCACTCGAACTCAATCATGCGTTGAGCCACTTGCTTATACTCAACGTGTTCCATTGGGCGTTATTGCGGCCATTACTCCATTTAATTTCCCAATGTTGTTATCCGCCACCAAGTTTGCTCCGGCTTTAGCCGCAGGAAACACCATCGTGCACAAACCCGCCTCTGCGACCCCACTGACAGCGATCAAAATGGCAAAAATTTTTGATGAAGCTGGTTTACCCAAAGGAGTATTTAACTTAGTCACAGGCAGTGGTGCGCTTATCGGAAACAGATTGGTAGATAGTCCCAAGGTTAAAAAAATTGCTTTCACAGGATCAACCGAAGTGGGTAAGTCCATTGCAAAGCGCGCTATAGACAGTGTGAAAAAAGTCACTCTCGAATTAGGGGGAAAGTCGGCGCACATCATCTTCGATGATGCAAATCTAGATAAGGCCATCACACATGCACTCTTCGGAATCTATTACAACAAAGGTGAGATATGTACAGCAGGCTCTAGATTGTTAGTTCAGCGCCCTGTTTATGAAGAAGTATTGGAAAGGCTTCATCAGGCCACCAAGTCACTTATTATTGGAGACCCTCTCGACCTTAATACTACATTTGGTCCTCAAGTTGATAGAAATCAAGTTGATACCTGTCATCGTTACGTCGAGCAGGCCCTTCAGGATGGCGCTCGTTTGATTACAGGAGGACATCGAGTTTTTCCACTGGGAGATAAAGGACACTTTTACGCCCCTACAATATTGGCTGATGTCGATAACTCAAGTCCCGTCGCCCAAGAAGAAATCTTTGGCCCCGTTTTATGTGTCATTCCATTCGATACGGAAGATGAGGCGGTCAAGTTAGCAAATGAATCAAAGTTTGGTTTGGCTGCGGGGATTCAAACGGAGAACATTTCGCGGGCCCATCGAGTTTCCAGCAGATTACAAGCCGGACTCGTATGGGTTAACACCTACAACCAGTTCGATGTCGCACTACCTTTCGGAGGCTTTAAAGAGTCCGGTATTGGTCGCGAGCTAGGAACAGAAGTTTTAGACGCTTATACACAAATTAAATCGGTATATATCGATATTGAGGGCAAATGA
- a CDS encoding nuclear transport factor 2 family protein, producing the protein MTQNKITSEQGIINFYHAFTNSDFELMATMLHEDCTLEFPGTSFPNVVKGRDNIIALLTGVQQAMGGTLAFHTKWAMFKDDMVAAHWYTTGNPVHGGAYMNRGVAWYKLKDGLVHEFLDFFDTQIITAFWPSGGLTEDFSAAEFTVNNLYNYAPSNVQRYFIDSVK; encoded by the coding sequence ATGACACAAAATAAAATTACCAGTGAGCAAGGCATTATCAATTTTTATCATGCCTTTACAAACAGTGACTTTGAACTCATGGCAACAATGCTACACGAAGACTGTACGCTCGAGTTTCCCGGGACGAGTTTTCCCAATGTGGTAAAAGGCCGTGACAATATTATTGCCCTACTTACCGGTGTTCAGCAGGCTATGGGAGGTACACTCGCATTTCACACAAAATGGGCCATGTTCAAAGATGATATGGTGGCCGCACATTGGTACACTACTGGTAATCCCGTTCATGGCGGGGCATACATGAATCGAGGAGTTGCTTGGTATAAGCTAAAAGATGGTTTAGTACATGAGTTCTTGGACTTTTTTGACACTCAAATCATCACAGCTTTTTGGCCAAGTGGCGGACTTACAGAAGACTTTTCTGCTGCAGAGTTCACTGTGAACAACCTTTACAATTATGCGCCGTCAAACGTACAACGTTATTTCATTGATTCGGTGAAATAA